From the genome of Sphingobacterium kitahiroshimense, one region includes:
- the recG gene encoding ATP-dependent DNA helicase RecG: protein MADLSLITPIEYLKGVGPQKADVIKKELQIFTIGDLLSYYPFRYIDRTVFHKIRQLDADMYSAQVLGRLIGLKEVGEKRAKRLVGQFKDETGSIELVWFQSITWLQKSLKVGSAYVLYGKPSVFNGQISITHPEMEPYQAQVKNLGNMTLQPVYSSTEKLKKFNLDSKGIQKLQQTALETVFRQLTEQLPAYLLAKHQLMDQVRATVAIHFPQSQEELTQAIKRIKFEELFYIQLKLLKNKQLNTKKFRGQIFSKVGDKFNTFFKERIPFPLTNAQKRVVKEIRQDTVTGAQMNRLVQGDVGSGKTVVALLTMLLAIDNGFQACMMAPTEILATQHYTGLKELLGEDICNIKLLTGSTSTKQRRIIHEELENGSLDILIGTHALIEDKVKFKNLGFVVIDEQHRFGVEQRAKLWRKNSIPPHMLVMTATPIPRTLAMTMYGDLDISVIDELPAGRKPIKTVHFFESSRLRMFGLIREEIAKGRQVYVVFPLIKESEKLDLLYLEAGLENIQREFPLPEFKISIVHGKMPVKDKDFEMQRFVKHETQIMVATTVIEVGVNVPNASVMIIENSERFGLSQLHQLRGRVGRGAEQSFCILMSSNKLSKEGKLRLNTMVRTNDGFEIAEVDLELRGPGDISGTQQSGVLELKLANLATDQQLLSEARNSVIDIFKEDPEMTEERHASLRQYLARKTDGIAWDKIS, encoded by the coding sequence ATGGCTGATTTATCTTTAATAACCCCAATAGAATATCTGAAAGGCGTAGGCCCTCAGAAAGCTGATGTAATTAAAAAAGAATTGCAAATTTTCACCATTGGTGATCTGCTTAGTTATTACCCTTTTCGCTATATTGACCGTACCGTATTTCATAAAATAAGACAACTGGATGCCGATATGTATTCGGCCCAAGTATTAGGGAGACTTATTGGGCTTAAAGAAGTTGGTGAAAAAAGAGCAAAACGTTTGGTTGGACAATTCAAAGATGAAACAGGGAGCATCGAACTGGTGTGGTTCCAATCGATCACCTGGTTACAGAAATCATTAAAAGTAGGTTCGGCCTATGTGCTCTATGGCAAACCATCTGTATTTAACGGACAGATATCGATCACACATCCCGAAATGGAACCTTATCAAGCTCAAGTAAAAAACCTGGGTAATATGACTTTGCAACCTGTCTACTCCTCCACTGAGAAACTGAAGAAGTTCAACTTGGACAGTAAAGGGATTCAAAAATTACAGCAGACTGCTTTAGAAACCGTATTTCGTCAACTCACTGAACAGCTACCAGCTTATTTATTGGCCAAGCATCAATTGATGGACCAAGTCAGAGCCACTGTTGCGATTCATTTTCCACAGAGTCAAGAGGAACTGACGCAGGCCATAAAACGTATCAAATTTGAAGAATTATTCTATATTCAGCTCAAATTACTAAAAAATAAACAGCTCAATACTAAAAAATTCAGGGGACAGATTTTCTCTAAAGTCGGCGACAAATTCAATACCTTTTTCAAAGAACGGATTCCTTTTCCGTTGACCAACGCACAGAAACGTGTCGTCAAAGAGATCAGACAGGATACTGTTACCGGCGCACAAATGAATCGTTTGGTGCAGGGCGATGTGGGATCTGGGAAAACAGTGGTTGCACTTTTAACTATGCTTTTGGCCATAGACAACGGTTTTCAAGCTTGCATGATGGCACCAACAGAAATATTAGCAACCCAACATTATACGGGGCTAAAAGAGTTACTGGGAGAGGATATCTGCAATATTAAATTGTTAACAGGCTCTACGAGTACTAAGCAACGCCGTATCATACATGAAGAATTGGAAAATGGTTCGTTGGATATCCTGATAGGAACCCATGCCTTAATTGAAGACAAAGTCAAATTTAAGAATTTAGGTTTTGTTGTTATTGACGAACAACACCGGTTTGGAGTTGAACAGCGCGCTAAACTTTGGCGTAAAAATAGCATTCCACCACATATGCTCGTGATGACCGCTACCCCTATTCCGCGTACTTTGGCAATGACTATGTATGGCGATTTGGACATTTCGGTTATCGACGAACTCCCTGCGGGAAGAAAACCGATTAAGACAGTTCATTTTTTCGAGAGCTCCAGATTGCGCATGTTTGGTCTTATCCGTGAAGAAATAGCAAAGGGGAGACAGGTGTATGTTGTATTTCCACTGATCAAGGAAAGTGAGAAACTAGACTTATTATACTTAGAAGCAGGTCTGGAAAATATCCAACGTGAATTTCCGCTTCCTGAATTTAAGATCAGTATTGTCCATGGCAAGATGCCTGTCAAAGATAAGGATTTTGAGATGCAACGTTTTGTGAAACATGAAACCCAGATTATGGTTGCAACAACCGTAATTGAAGTCGGTGTTAATGTTCCCAATGCTTCTGTCATGATTATTGAAAACTCGGAACGATTTGGTTTATCTCAGCTCCATCAGTTGAGAGGACGGGTTGGCCGTGGTGCAGAGCAATCGTTCTGTATCTTAATGTCAAGTAATAAGTTGAGCAAGGAAGGGAAGTTGCGATTGAATACAATGGTACGAACAAATGATGGATTCGAAATCGCAGAAGTTGATTTAGAACTTCGTGGTCCGGGCGATATTTCAGGTACGCAACAATCTGGTGTACTGGAATTAAAATTGGCCAACCTTGCAACAGACCAACAGCTTCTGTCAGAAGCCCGAAATTCTGTTATTGATATCTTCAAGGAAGATCCAGAAATGACAGAAGAACGTCATGCATCACTCAGACAATA
- a CDS encoding RagB/SusD family nutrient uptake outer membrane protein, which yields MKYNFKNISKLMLAFVVLGSAMSSCTKNFEEYNKNNNGLTDEDLAADGKDLVLFFKTAQMAIYNFSGGGDPNSYQLQQNLNADVFSGYFMSPTPFNSGQNNLNYAMVNGWNGEPFKVLYLDVIKSIDKLQKNGLDKNYPALGGAAKVIKVAAANRVTDIYGPIPYSKVGTSGDIPYDKQADLYTAFFKELDEATEALKSFNAQSPMTDKIEEIDLVYPNLDNQTRFKNWLKLANSLRLRFAVRIVKVEPQLAKAQAEKALDPANGGVIEANSENFKVKVPTDGTFSNPLWFISKNWADTRMNASLQSYMTGYGDPRISKYMEPVPVDKQTTGFAGKYIGIRTGAAGIEKDKYQMLSALNTGGSTPSFTATTAPILMTAAEVYFLRAEGALRGWANVGGTAKSLYEKGVETSFAQWGVSGLSAYLQDNTSKAAAYVDPFNASNNAAAPTNLTIQWNDAASNEEKLERIITQKWLAIFPEGQEAWSEFRRTGYPKLFPVAVNNSAGLIDTKIQIRRLPFPQNEYNTNAAEVQNAISLLGGADNGGTRLWWDVNKGNF from the coding sequence ATGAAATACAATTTCAAAAATATAAGTAAGTTGATGTTAGCTTTTGTGGTACTTGGAAGTGCCATGAGCAGCTGTACAAAAAACTTCGAAGAATATAACAAAAACAACAACGGCCTGACAGATGAAGACCTGGCTGCCGATGGAAAAGATTTAGTACTATTCTTCAAAACAGCACAGATGGCCATCTACAATTTTTCTGGAGGTGGTGATCCAAATTCATATCAACTTCAACAAAATTTGAATGCCGACGTATTCTCTGGTTATTTCATGTCCCCTACACCTTTCAATAGCGGTCAAAATAACCTGAATTACGCTATGGTAAATGGCTGGAATGGTGAACCCTTTAAAGTGCTTTACCTTGATGTGATCAAATCTATTGATAAACTACAAAAAAATGGATTGGATAAAAACTATCCAGCACTTGGCGGAGCCGCAAAAGTAATTAAGGTAGCTGCTGCTAATCGTGTAACTGATATTTACGGACCTATTCCATATAGCAAAGTAGGCACATCTGGAGATATTCCTTATGATAAGCAAGCTGATCTTTACACTGCTTTTTTCAAAGAATTAGATGAAGCGACGGAGGCTTTAAAGTCATTTAATGCCCAAAGTCCAATGACCGACAAAATTGAAGAGATCGATTTAGTATATCCGAATTTGGATAACCAAACACGTTTTAAGAACTGGTTAAAATTAGCTAACTCACTTCGCTTGCGTTTTGCTGTGCGTATTGTAAAAGTTGAACCTCAACTAGCAAAAGCACAAGCAGAGAAAGCGTTAGATCCAGCAAATGGTGGCGTTATTGAAGCGAATAGTGAAAACTTCAAAGTAAAAGTTCCTACAGACGGTACATTCAGCAATCCCCTTTGGTTTATTTCAAAGAATTGGGCAGATACCCGTATGAATGCTTCTTTACAGTCATACATGACAGGTTACGGCGATCCACGTATTTCCAAATATATGGAGCCAGTACCAGTTGACAAACAGACAACCGGCTTCGCGGGCAAATACATTGGTATCCGTACAGGTGCAGCAGGTATTGAAAAAGACAAATACCAGATGTTATCAGCGCTTAATACGGGAGGAAGTACGCCGTCATTCACAGCAACCACTGCCCCAATTTTAATGACTGCTGCTGAAGTCTATTTTTTACGTGCTGAAGGCGCATTGAGAGGTTGGGCAAATGTTGGTGGAACAGCAAAATCACTTTACGAAAAAGGTGTTGAAACCTCTTTTGCACAATGGGGCGTAAGCGGTTTATCGGCCTATTTACAAGACAATACGAGTAAAGCTGCTGCTTACGTTGATCCATTCAATGCAAGCAATAATGCAGCTGCACCAACTAACTTAACTATTCAATGGAATGATGCAGCCTCTAATGAAGAAAAGTTGGAACGTATTATTACACAAAAATGGTTAGCGATCTTCCCAGAAGGACAAGAAGCCTGGAGTGAGTTCCGTAGAACCGGATATCCAAAATTATTCCCTGTTGCGGTGAATAATAGCGCTGGTCTTATTGACACTAAGATTCAGATCCGTCGTTTACCATTTCCACAAAATGAGTACAACACGAATGCAGCTGAGGTACAGAATGCCATTTCATTACTTGGCGGTGCTGATAACGGCGGTACACGTCTATGGTGGGATGTGAATAAAGGAAATTTTTAA
- a CDS encoding SusC/RagA family TonB-linked outer membrane protein, whose amino-acid sequence MNSKLQTTLKILGIVPTMLFSASLLHAQNNQVKGTIVDSQSKAAIAGATIKVLGTSKASSTDANGVFQINVDDKNRILSISVIGYETKTVTLGPNETTINVSLVPQTQQLESVVVTALGISRSQKSLTYSTQQLKGDELNRVKSTNLANNLNGKVAGVNIASSSSGPGGSAKVVLRGNKSASGNNQVLYVVDGVPINNQTLGTQPDNVFGGQRDPGDPIAMINPEDVENISVLKGASAAALYGSQAANGVILITTKSGKGGRTTVNFSSSAQIEQATSLPEFQNQYGQGSGGKSSATSVSSWGEKSDQANFNNVDKFLRTGSNFTNSLTLSGGNEKNQTYFSYANTLAKGITPNNDMTRHNFNLKESAKFFDDKLTVEGSANYITQKLDNAPTSGFYYNPLVGLYLLPRSIDISPYKDFEKFNPSRNLYDQNWFTLSDDPTTQQNPWWIVNRNQNSSKRNRLLLNGSAKYQIAPWINVQARGSVDRTSEVWDRKIYAGTQNILARPNGGYNYTNTTITQQYGDLIANMNFNVNDKLQITGVVGTSITDWKTEGVDYTSGTAGLQYPNQFIIQNSTTPTPTGLSNNRRQLQSVFASANLSYDQWLYLDLTARNDWSSTLAFTESNSFFYPSVGLGVVLNDKLNMPDFVNMAKIRGSYAIVGNDLPPYTTLLTNNLNAYGVINLNDIAFLKGLKPEKTHSLEIGTEWRMWNNRLNVDVTYYKTNTKNQFFKIAASQASLYDQYAINAGDIQNQGVEALVSLDAIKNDNFTWTTSLNFTYNKNKIIKLDDRIKEFALTGDGRNNYASKFEVGGSFGDIYGQDFARDDQGRILVSADGTPQKNSNYTKLGNSNPIWQMGLNNSFSYKNFNLSFLIDGKFDYEVMSITQALLDGYGVSKASGDARANGGVTINGITAAGAEVTNVAAEKWYTTVGGMGPVSSQYIYDGTVVRLRELVLGYDFNLNDSFFKKLRVSAVGRNLFYFTKKAPFDPEVTMSTGNTLSGVDIFMMPPTRNYGLTLNATF is encoded by the coding sequence ATGAATAGTAAATTACAAACTACATTAAAGATACTGGGTATTGTTCCGACAATGCTTTTTTCAGCATCTTTACTCCATGCCCAAAATAATCAAGTAAAGGGTACTATTGTGGACAGCCAATCTAAAGCCGCAATAGCTGGAGCAACCATTAAAGTTCTAGGTACTTCTAAAGCTAGTTCTACGGATGCTAATGGTGTTTTTCAAATTAACGTTGACGATAAGAATCGTATTTTGAGCATTAGTGTGATTGGTTACGAAACCAAAACTGTTACATTAGGGCCAAATGAGACTACTATCAACGTGAGTCTTGTACCGCAGACACAACAATTAGAAAGTGTAGTCGTTACAGCACTAGGAATTAGCCGTTCTCAAAAATCCTTAACTTATTCGACCCAACAACTCAAAGGTGATGAACTGAATCGCGTAAAAAGCACCAACTTAGCCAATAATCTAAATGGTAAAGTTGCAGGTGTCAATATTGCTTCCAGTTCATCGGGCCCCGGCGGTTCTGCTAAAGTTGTGCTTAGAGGTAATAAATCTGCATCAGGCAACAATCAGGTATTATATGTTGTTGATGGTGTACCTATCAATAATCAGACATTAGGAACACAACCTGATAACGTATTTGGTGGCCAACGCGATCCCGGAGATCCAATTGCTATGATCAATCCAGAAGATGTTGAAAATATCTCTGTACTAAAAGGAGCATCTGCTGCGGCTTTATATGGTAGCCAAGCGGCAAACGGTGTTATTCTGATTACAACAAAGTCTGGAAAAGGAGGACGTACAACCGTCAATTTCTCTTCCAGTGCACAAATCGAACAAGCAACATCTTTACCCGAATTTCAAAATCAATATGGACAAGGATCGGGTGGAAAATCTAGTGCGACAAGTGTATCCAGTTGGGGAGAGAAAAGCGATCAAGCTAATTTTAATAATGTTGACAAGTTCTTAAGAACAGGGAGTAATTTTACAAATTCATTGACATTATCAGGCGGAAACGAGAAAAATCAAACTTATTTTTCTTACGCGAACACCTTAGCAAAAGGAATCACGCCAAATAATGACATGACCCGTCACAATTTCAATCTGAAAGAAAGTGCTAAATTCTTTGATGACAAATTAACGGTTGAAGGAAGTGCCAATTATATTACCCAAAAATTGGATAATGCACCAACATCTGGTTTTTATTATAATCCTCTAGTAGGACTTTATTTATTGCCTCGTAGTATTGATATTTCACCTTACAAAGATTTTGAGAAATTTAATCCAAGCCGTAATCTTTATGATCAGAACTGGTTTACTTTATCCGATGATCCTACAACCCAACAAAACCCATGGTGGATCGTAAACAGAAACCAGAACAGTTCTAAAAGAAACCGTTTATTATTAAATGGAAGTGCCAAATATCAAATTGCACCATGGATTAATGTTCAAGCACGTGGAAGTGTAGATCGTACAAGTGAAGTTTGGGATCGAAAAATATATGCAGGTACTCAAAATATTTTAGCTAGACCAAATGGCGGCTATAATTACACGAATACAACCATCACACAACAATATGGTGATCTAATCGCCAATATGAACTTCAATGTGAACGATAAGCTTCAGATTACCGGTGTCGTGGGAACAAGTATTACAGACTGGAAGACTGAAGGAGTAGATTACACCAGTGGAACAGCAGGTCTGCAATATCCAAATCAGTTTATCATTCAGAATTCGACTACACCTACTCCGACAGGTTTATCAAATAACAGAAGACAACTGCAATCTGTTTTTGCCAGTGCTAATCTATCATACGATCAATGGTTATATCTTGATTTAACTGCTCGTAATGATTGGTCAAGTACACTTGCTTTCACAGAATCAAATTCATTCTTTTATCCATCAGTAGGTTTAGGTGTTGTCTTAAACGACAAATTGAATATGCCTGATTTTGTCAACATGGCCAAAATTAGGGGTTCATATGCTATCGTTGGTAATGATTTACCTCCTTACACCACCTTATTAACCAATAATCTGAATGCTTATGGTGTTATCAACCTCAATGATATTGCTTTTCTTAAGGGTCTTAAACCAGAGAAAACACATTCATTAGAGATTGGTACTGAATGGCGTATGTGGAACAACCGTTTAAACGTAGATGTAACCTACTATAAGACAAATACGAAGAATCAGTTCTTCAAAATTGCTGCCAGTCAAGCATCATTGTATGATCAATATGCCATCAATGCTGGAGATATCCAAAATCAAGGGGTTGAAGCATTAGTGTCATTAGATGCCATTAAGAATGACAATTTTACCTGGACAACAAGTTTAAACTTCACTTATAACAAAAATAAGATTATCAAATTAGATGATCGCATTAAAGAATTTGCATTAACCGGAGATGGACGTAACAATTACGCTTCCAAATTTGAAGTAGGCGGTTCTTTTGGTGACATTTATGGTCAAGATTTTGCTCGTGATGATCAAGGCCGTATTCTAGTCTCGGCAGACGGTACTCCCCAAAAGAATTCCAATTATACCAAATTAGGAAATTCAAATCCTATTTGGCAAATGGGATTGAACAATAGCTTTAGTTACAAAAACTTCAACTTAAGTTTCTTGATCGACGGTAAGTTTGATTACGAAGTGATGTCCATAACACAAGCGCTTCTTGACGGTTATGGTGTTTCAAAAGCAAGTGGAGATGCCCGCGCTAATGGAGGTGTAACAATCAATGGCATTACAGCTGCTGGTGCTGAAGTAACAAATGTTGCAGCAGAGAAATGGTATACAACCGTTGGTGGTATGGGACCTGTAAGCAGTCAATATATTTATGACGGAACAGTTGTTCGACTACGTGAATTAGTGCTAGGCTATGACTTTAATCTTAATGATAGTTTCTTTAAAAAGCTCCGCGTTTCGGCAGTCGGCAGAAATCTATTCTACTTTACTAAGAAAGCACCTTTTGACCCGGAAGTGACCATGTCTACCGGCAATACATTAAGTGGAGTCGATATCTTCATGATGCCTCCAACTCGTAATTATGGTCTTACTTTGAATGCAACTTTTTAA
- a CDS encoding EamA family transporter — MANIEQDTEGRGKYFLAAFLGPLIWGFMAVPIRLLKNWSAEDILHYRIILAVSLLWLFNIVFRKADIRADYNYFRQLPKNNRTKITYLTLISAILLFANWYTYIYCINSISVQAGAFAYILCPLITTAAGYLILKENLNIAQKVSLLIAITGVCMLATGSLTEVLWSLTIGSLYAFYLVLQRIIQGFDKLNMLAIQLAICTLFIIPQMLVDQSPIPQDSTFWTVTLTIALLFTIIPLFSSMYALKRISSSTLGIMLYINPIIAFALAVTYFREQVDPYKFWAYGLIFIAIIIFNSDKIKFLFKRKKHM, encoded by the coding sequence ATGGCAAACATAGAACAAGATACTGAAGGCCGCGGAAAGTATTTCTTAGCGGCTTTTTTAGGTCCTTTAATCTGGGGGTTTATGGCTGTCCCTATACGCTTATTAAAAAATTGGTCAGCAGAAGATATCCTCCATTACCGCATCATATTAGCCGTTTCACTTCTTTGGCTCTTCAATATCGTTTTCAGAAAGGCCGACATTAGAGCTGATTATAATTATTTTAGGCAACTGCCCAAGAATAACAGAACTAAGATTACCTATCTTACCCTTATTTCGGCTATACTTTTATTTGCAAACTGGTATACGTATATCTACTGCATTAATAGCATCAGTGTACAGGCCGGTGCCTTTGCTTACATCTTATGTCCATTAATCACGACTGCAGCAGGCTATTTAATTTTAAAAGAAAACTTAAATATAGCCCAAAAGGTATCTTTACTTATTGCTATTACTGGTGTATGCATGTTGGCAACCGGATCACTTACAGAAGTATTATGGTCTTTAACCATTGGCTCACTATATGCCTTTTATTTGGTATTACAGCGTATTATACAAGGGTTTGACAAGCTCAATATGCTGGCAATCCAACTTGCCATCTGTACATTATTCATTATACCTCAAATGCTCGTTGATCAAAGTCCAATACCTCAAGACAGCACATTTTGGACTGTTACTTTAACCATAGCACTATTGTTCACAATCATACCGCTCTTCTCGAGCATGTATGCTTTAAAGAGAATATCTTCTTCGACACTGGGGATCATGTTATATATTAATCCCATCATTGCATTCGCACTCGCTGTTACATACTTTCGGGAACAGGTAGATCCTTATAAGTTCTGGGCATATGGCCTTATTTTCATTGCCATTATTATCTTCAATTCTGATAAAATAAAATTTCTCTTTAAAAGGAAAAAACACATGTAG
- a CDS encoding RidA family protein, whose protein sequence is MSQKIILNTEKAPAAIGPYNQAIKADKTLYVSGQIPLIPETMELITTGAADEAHQVLKNVDAILKNAGYGFEDVVKASIFLSSMDDFATVNEVYAQYFTTAQPARECVAVKTLPKNVNVEISVIAWKD, encoded by the coding sequence ATGTCTCAAAAAATTATTTTAAATACCGAAAAAGCACCAGCCGCAATTGGTCCTTACAACCAAGCTATAAAAGCTGACAAAACATTATACGTTTCCGGACAAATTCCTTTAATTCCTGAAACTATGGAATTAATCACAACAGGAGCTGCAGATGAAGCACATCAAGTGTTAAAGAATGTTGATGCCATCTTAAAAAACGCAGGCTATGGATTTGAAGATGTTGTTAAAGCATCTATTTTCTTAAGTAGTATGGATGACTTTGCTACAGTAAATGAAGTCTACGCACAATACTTCACTACAGCACAGCCTGCACGTGAATGTGTTGCTGTAAAGACTCTTCCAAAAAATGTAAATGTAGAAATCTCCGTGATTGCTTGGAAAGATTAA
- a CDS encoding DUF6728 family protein, translating into MYFFRKKDPNRPTNGNLKAMHIINAIAIIVFILALIYKFFFAP; encoded by the coding sequence ATGTACTTTTTTAGAAAAAAAGACCCCAATCGCCCAACGAACGGCAATCTAAAAGCTATGCATATTATTAATGCTATAGCCATCATCGTTTTCATTCTGGCGCTGATTTACAAGTTTTTCTTTGCACCCTAA
- the nagA gene encoding N-acetylglucosamine-6-phosphate deacetylase: MNKLALVGGRIFSDYNLIEDKTLLIENGKITAIVEPNQVPADFEQIVVNGANICAGLIDLQLYGDGDDLFSAHLTSASLQRISDRLVRKGTTSYMMTLATNTFKVFQEAIQVADNFKHDALLGLHLEGPFLNAKKRGAHPADLIVKATKENIKDLLGEHNTVVKMMTIAPECMDDDVLEYLKSYELLLSAGHSDATFKEGTKGFDLGIPTSTHLFNAMSSLHHREVGMVGAIFNHPTACSSIITDGHHVSFEAVKVAKKQMGERLFLISDAVAACAKGIYQHVLNDGYYSLPDGTISGGAISLFESVRNIVQQVGVPLDEAIRMGTTYPARLLKRTDIGNLNIGSIANVIIFTSNFELQDVLVKGKLISR; encoded by the coding sequence ATGAATAAACTCGCTTTAGTTGGTGGAAGAATTTTTTCAGATTATAATCTTATTGAAGATAAAACATTGCTTATTGAAAATGGAAAGATTACTGCAATAGTAGAGCCTAATCAAGTTCCAGCTGATTTTGAACAGATTGTTGTTAATGGAGCTAATATTTGTGCGGGTCTCATTGATTTACAGTTATATGGCGACGGTGATGATTTATTTTCGGCGCATTTGACTTCAGCATCTTTACAGCGCATTTCTGATCGTTTGGTTCGAAAAGGAACGACTTCATATATGATGACTTTAGCGACAAATACGTTTAAAGTTTTTCAAGAAGCGATTCAGGTTGCTGACAATTTTAAACATGATGCATTATTGGGCTTGCACCTTGAAGGGCCATTCTTGAATGCAAAGAAGAGAGGGGCTCACCCGGCTGATCTCATTGTAAAAGCAACAAAAGAAAATATTAAGGATTTGCTTGGCGAGCACAATACTGTTGTGAAAATGATGACCATTGCTCCGGAATGTATGGACGATGATGTTCTTGAGTACCTAAAATCGTATGAACTTTTATTAAGTGCAGGGCATAGTGATGCAACATTTAAGGAAGGCACTAAAGGTTTTGATTTGGGGATTCCCACAAGTACCCACCTATTTAATGCGATGTCTTCTTTACATCATCGGGAGGTTGGTATGGTAGGAGCTATTTTCAATCATCCAACAGCATGTTCGAGTATAATTACAGATGGACATCACGTCAGTTTCGAGGCCGTTAAAGTGGCTAAAAAACAAATGGGCGAACGATTGTTTTTGATATCAGATGCAGTTGCTGCTTGTGCAAAAGGAATCTATCAACATGTGTTGAATGACGGTTATTATTCACTGCCCGACGGGACGATTTCGGGAGGAGCCATTTCTTTATTTGAATCGGTTAGAAATATAGTGCAACAGGTTGGTGTTCCATTGGACGAGGCGATACGGATGGGAACTACTTATCCAGCAAGACTGCTAAAGCGTACAGATATTGGAAACCTGAATATAGGAAGTATAGCTAATGTGATCATTTTTACTTCTAATTTTGAACTTCAAGATGTTCTGGTTAAAGGAAAGTTAATATCGCGCTAG